The genomic DNA CCAGCTGCAGCACGAACAGCACATGGACCAGGCGCTCGCGCGGCGCCCACGCCCCCGTCATGCCGTGACGCCGGCCTGGACCAGCGGGTTGGGTAGCTCGTGCGTCAGCCGGTAGTCGGCATACTGCTGCAGGTGCATGCGCAACACCGAGCGGGTCGGCCACGGCTGCTCCAGGAAGGCGGCACGCTCGGCTTGCCAGAAGCCTGGTTCGACACGGTCCCGCACCGCCTCGAACGCCATGGCCGTCTCCTCGCCGAGGATGCGCCACAGGCGCTGGTCCGCCAGGCCGTAGGCACGCGTCAGCAGCAGCGCCAGCTCGTGCAGGTGGCACACCAGGCAGGCGTCGATGACGAAGGCCCGCACCGGTGTGATGTCGCCCTCGAACACCGTCGGCAGGATGCCGGGATGGACGTAGGGCCGCAGCGCGTGCCCGCGCGCCGCCAGCAGCGGCGCGTAGGTGCGGCCATCGCCGAAGTCGCGGATCAGCAGGCTGGCCGGCAGGCCGTCGGCGCCGAACAGCACCGAGGTGTTCTGCTGGTGCGCTTCCAACGCGATGCCATACAGCAGATAGATCGCGAGCACGGGCCGCGTGACCACGCGCGCGTACTGCCGGAACCAGCCCGCCACGTCGTGCCCGGCCAGTTCCGACACCAGCGGCCGGCCGTCGGGCGCCTCCGTCAGCAGCGCGGCGACCGTAACGGGCAGCAGGCCGTCGGCGCGTTCGAAGGCGGCGCGGCTGCTGCGGTAGGCCACCGACAGGTGCCGGCCGGGCCGGTCCTCCTGCTTCACCGCGTGGCGGTAGTGCAGCGCCACTTCCTCTGTGAAGATGGCCAGCTTGCCGTCGAAGCCGCCCTCGTCGGCCAGGATACGCTCGATCACGGCGCTGATGCGCGGGCCCATGTGGATCGACTTGGCCTGCAGGCTGCGCTGCTCGCTCGTCAGCCACAGCGCCAGCGGCAGCTTGATGAAGGGTGCATCGCCCGGTGTCAGCGGCATCATCGTGCGGAACGACATCGTCGGCCAGGTGGCCACGTCCGGACCGTCCAGCAGCAGGATGCCCTCGGCGATTTCGGCCGCGTACTCCTGCGGTATGTAGTGCTCCAGCTGCCATTCGTGGATCGGCAGCGGCAGCCAGGCGGCGGGGTCGAGGCCGCGCCCGCGCAGGCCGGCCGTCCAGTCCTGCCACAGGGTCGGGAAATGGCTGGCGAACCAGTCGTGGTAGCTGGCCACGTGCGGCATGCGTTCGATGTACGCCATGTCGGCGCGCAGCGCGCCGATGCGCACGTTGACGCGGGCGTGGAATTCCGGCGACAGCCGCGCCACCTGCTCGGGGCTCAGGTCCGGCTTGCACTTCCAGGTCGGGTAGAACGGGTGCCCTTCCAGCGCGCCCCACTGGTCCAGCAGCACCGCCGCATCGCGCACGCTGGGCTGGCGACGCAGGTAGTCGAACAGGCCGGCGGCACCGCTGGCGGCGATGGCCTGCGCCAGCGCCGCATTCCAGCCGGCCCGGTGTACGCGTGCCAGGGCGTCATTGGCGACGCTGTTGCTCACGTCGGCATGCAGGCGTGCCACTCCCGCGTCGCCGGGAGCGAAATCGAAGTGCTCGCGCAGCAGCTCGATCAGCTGGCCCGGGTCGGCGACGCGCGTGCGGCTGGCGTCGCCCTTCACCAGGGTGATGGCGCCGCGGTTGACGAAGGTCGCGGCGGGCGCGAACCACAGGTCCTCGAAATGCAGCAGCGCCTGGCGTGGCCACAGCGGCAGCCAGGCGCCGCGCTCGCCCGGCATCGTAACCAGCCGGGCGGGATCGATGATGTTTTCGGCGAACAGGCAGCGCACCAGGCGCCGCAGCGCGTTATGGCGGGCGCCGGCGAGGGCCGCCTGGTGCTCGGATTCGTGCTGCGACAGCAGCGAAGTTTGGTTCATGATGTTCATGGTGTCAGCTCAGGCAGGCCAGTTGGCGGGAAAGTAGTCCAGCGCGCAATCGCGCAGGCCACCCATGTATTGGACGTTCCAGCGGTAGATTTCCTCGATGTGCGGCAGCGGCACCTGCAGGCGCCGGCCCATCTCGACCAGCAAGGCCAGGCCGTAGGCCACGTCCTCGTGGAAGGCGCGGCTGGCGCGGTCGATGCGATAGCCGTCGGCATCGCGTACCAGCGGCGCGACGATGGCGTCGTAGGCGCGGTTGGTGCGCAATACGGACAGCATCGTGGCGCTGTCGCCGATCTGGTCGCCGTAGGCGTCGACGATCTCCTGCTTCAGCGGCAGCACCGAGCCCAGGTCCACGCCAAGGCGCCGCTCGACGGCCCGGCACAGCGCCTGGCTTTCCTCGTCGCTGCGCTCGAGGAAGTAGGCGGACAGCTCGGCGCAGTCGGTCCACCAGCACAGCGGCTGCTCGAACGGCCGGTCGCGCCACTGGCCATAGGGCCCGATCAAGCCATACACGACGGACGGATGCATGATCGGATTCCCGGGCGTCAGCGTGATCTCCAGGTAGTGGTCGAGCAGCTCGACCGGTGCCGTGTACAGCCGGCGCAAGTGGCCCAGCAAGGCCTCGCGCGCGGCCGCGCCTTCGCGCTGGTGCGTCCCCACGTACAGGGCGCTTTTCGCGCCGCCCAGCCGTACCGACTCGCCCGGCACCAGGTCGAAGGCCGTGTGCGGCACGTCCTTCATGCCCCAGATGACGGCGTTCGGCCGCGCGGCCAGCGCCTGCTCGGCCAGCCAGTCGAAGCCGCAGAAGCCGGGAATGGCGCCCACGTACACCGGCTTGTCGGCCGGCAGGTGCGGGGCCAGTTTACGGAGCAGCGCCGGGCGGGCGTGCGCGGGCACGGTGACGATGACGACGTCGGCATCACGCGCGGCCAGCGCCGGCTGGTCCGTCACCAGGTCGGGCTTGCCCGTCAGCTGGCCGCCCTCGGGCAGCAGCGCGGCCAGGGCCGCGTCGGCGTCGCCCAGCCGTTCCACCACGTCGGCGCGGCTGGTCAGCAAGGCCACGTGCACGCCTGGCTGCTGTTTGAACAGCACGGCGTTCAGGTGCCCCGTGCGGCCGCCGCCGCAGATCAAGACATTCAGCTTTCCCATGCCTACACCACGCTCAACCGCGGCATGGCCGGTTCTGCTGCCGGCTCCTGCCCCAGCCAACTATCGAGCTGCGCGCCGATGGCAGGGTCGAGCAGGCCCCGTTCGCCCAGCCAGCTCTCGGAAAACACCGTGTGCAGGTATTTCTCGCCACCGTCCGCCACCGCCGCGATCACGTTGCCGCCGATGACGCCGCGGTGGATGTATTCGAGCGCCTTGTAGATCACGCCGCCGGTGGAGCCGCCCACCAGCAGGCCGGTGTGGCGCGCCACGTAGCGTGCCGTCTCGAACGCCTGCGCGTCCGTCACCTGCACCCCAAGGTCGATGCAGCTGTAGTCCAGCACCAGGCCGACCGTGTCGCCGGCCGGGGTGCCGGTGCCGGACTGGTAGTACGGATGGCCGGGCTGGCCGAACACGATGGAGCCGTCCGGCTCGACCGCCAGCACCGTCGCCTTCGGGTTGTGCAGCTTGAGGCCGCGCGCGATGCCCGTCATCGAGCCGCCGGTGCCCACGCAGCCGACATAGGCGTCGATCTGCCCGCCCACCTGGTCGATCACCTCGCGCACGAAGTCGAAGTAGCCGCCCGCGTTGGCGATATTGTCCGACTGGTTCATGAAGATCGCGCCCGGTATCTTGCCGGCCAGTTCGGCCGCCAGGCGCTGGCGTTCGACCACCGCCACCTCGTCCTCGCGGAAGGTGCCTTCGACATAGCGCACCTCCGCGCCCAGCGCGCGCAGCACGGCGATCTTGTCCTGCGCCGCGTGATGGTCCACCACGGCGATGAAGCGCAGGCCGAATTCGATGGCGGTGATGGCCAGGCCGATGGCCGTGTTGCCCGACGAGGACTCGACGATCACGCCGCCGGGCTTGAGCCGGCCCGACTTGAGCGCCGCGATGACCATATTGCGCGCCATCCGGTCCTTGATGCTGCCGCCTGGGTTGTTCTTTTCGATTTTAAGAAGAAGCCTGGCGTTTTTCGCTGGGACGGGGAGACACAGGATCGGGGTATTGCCGATCAGGTCGGTCACTTTGCTCAAGATCATTGCGACGATCCTTTCTAGTCGGGTGAGAACTCCATGGCGCCGCGCGCGTTGACATGCACCACGATCCGGCGCGGCATCGGATGGCGGTGGAATTCGTTCTCCAGCAGGTCCATCTGGTAACCGGCGGTGTTGGCGTACACCA from Pseudoduganella armeniaca includes the following:
- a CDS encoding IucA/IucC family protein codes for the protein MNQTSLLSQHESEHQAALAGARHNALRRLVRCLFAENIIDPARLVTMPGERGAWLPLWPRQALLHFEDLWFAPAATFVNRGAITLVKGDASRTRVADPGQLIELLREHFDFAPGDAGVARLHADVSNSVANDALARVHRAGWNAALAQAIAASGAAGLFDYLRRQPSVRDAAVLLDQWGALEGHPFYPTWKCKPDLSPEQVARLSPEFHARVNVRIGALRADMAYIERMPHVASYHDWFASHFPTLWQDWTAGLRGRGLDPAAWLPLPIHEWQLEHYIPQEYAAEIAEGILLLDGPDVATWPTMSFRTMMPLTPGDAPFIKLPLALWLTSEQRSLQAKSIHMGPRISAVIERILADEGGFDGKLAIFTEEVALHYRHAVKQEDRPGRHLSVAYRSSRAAFERADGLLPVTVAALLTEAPDGRPLVSELAGHDVAGWFRQYARVVTRPVLAIYLLYGIALEAHQQNTSVLFGADGLPASLLIRDFGDGRTYAPLLAARGHALRPYVHPGILPTVFEGDITPVRAFVIDACLVCHLHELALLLTRAYGLADQRLWRILGEETAMAFEAVRDRVEPGFWQAERAAFLEQPWPTRSVLRMHLQQYADYRLTHELPNPLVQAGVTA
- a CDS encoding NAD/NADP octopine/nopaline dehydrogenase family protein; amino-acid sequence: MGKLNVLICGGGRTGHLNAVLFKQQPGVHVALLTSRADVVERLGDADAALAALLPEGGQLTGKPDLVTDQPALAARDADVVIVTVPAHARPALLRKLAPHLPADKPVYVGAIPGFCGFDWLAEQALAARPNAVIWGMKDVPHTAFDLVPGESVRLGGAKSALYVGTHQREGAAAREALLGHLRRLYTAPVELLDHYLEITLTPGNPIMHPSVVYGLIGPYGQWRDRPFEQPLCWWTDCAELSAYFLERSDEESQALCRAVERRLGVDLGSVLPLKQEIVDAYGDQIGDSATMLSVLRTNRAYDAIVAPLVRDADGYRIDRASRAFHEDVAYGLALLVEMGRRLQVPLPHIEEIYRWNVQYMGGLRDCALDYFPANWPA
- a CDS encoding PLP-dependent cysteine synthase family protein — translated: MILSKVTDLIGNTPILCLPVPAKNARLLLKIEKNNPGGSIKDRMARNMVIAALKSGRLKPGGVIVESSSGNTAIGLAITAIEFGLRFIAVVDHHAAQDKIAVLRALGAEVRYVEGTFREDEVAVVERQRLAAELAGKIPGAIFMNQSDNIANAGGYFDFVREVIDQVGGQIDAYVGCVGTGGSMTGIARGLKLHNPKATVLAVEPDGSIVFGQPGHPYYQSGTGTPAGDTVGLVLDYSCIDLGVQVTDAQAFETARYVARHTGLLVGGSTGGVIYKALEYIHRGVIGGNVIAAVADGGEKYLHTVFSESWLGERGLLDPAIGAQLDSWLGQEPAAEPAMPRLSVV